GCCTCGCGCGGCGTGGACGCCCTGCGCAAGGCGCTCAACCTGGCCTACGACGTGTCGGAGTCCCGGCCCTTCTGGAAGACGCAGGGGCTGGCGCTGCTGGTGACGCTGGCGGGCAGCCTGGTGATTCCCCTGTCCTTCGCCGTCCTGCTGCTGGGGGGACGCTTGGGGGCGTGGGTCGCGGACAAGCTGGCGCTCATCGACGAGTTCCACCTCGTCTGGTCCTGGCTGCGCTGGCCCTTCACCGCGGCGCTGGTGATGCTGATGCTGTCGCTCTGCTACTACCTGCTGCCGGACGTGAGGCAGCGCTTCAAGTACATCACCCCGGGCTCCGTGGCGGGCACGCTGGCGTGGATGGGCAGCACCTGGGGCTTCACCCAGTACGTGGACCACTTCGGCAAGTACGACGTCACCTACGGCTCCATCGGAGGCGTGGTGGTGCTGCTCCTGTGGCTCTACCTCTCCGGGCTCATCTTCATCCTCGGAGGGGAGCTCAACGCCATCCTCGAGCACGCCTCCGCGCAGGGGAAGGCCAAGGGCGCGCGAGACTTCGGCCAGCCCGCGCCCCTGGAGGCGCCCCTCAAGACGCCCGGCGCGGCCAAGAGCGCCAGCAGCGCCCGGAAGACGCGGCGGGCCCTCTTCTGGCGCGGGCGCCGCGTGGCGGAGGGCCAGGACCCGGAGCCCCCCGGCCCGCGCACGGACGGGAGCGAGCCCCCGCCCGCGCACTGAGGGCGGGGCCCGGAGCGTCGGCGGTCTACTTGGGCAGCTTCGCCTGGATGGCCGGCAGCCCGCCCGGGGCGTTCCGGTTCCCCTTGAGGCCTTCCTGCGCGATGAGCTTCTGCAGGTGCGCGATGCGGTCCTTGTTCGTGGGGTGCGTGGAGAGCCACTTGAGCGCGGCGGGCTGGGCGCCCTGCTGCTTCTCCAGCTTCTCGAAGAAGGTGATGAGCCCGCGCGGGTCGAAGCCCGCGGCGGCGGCGTACCTCGCGCCGTACTCGTCCGCCTCCGTCTCCTCGCTGCGCCCGTGCGCCAGCTGCAGTCCGCCGCCGGCCAGCTGCGCGGCGATCTGCGCCGCGGTGCCGGGGTTCTGGCCCAGCGCCACCTGGGTGATGGCCTGCAGGCCGTAGGCGTTGATCATCGCGCGCGCGGAGTGCCGGCCCACCACGTGGCCCGCCTCGTGCGCCATGACGCCCGCCAGCTCCGCCTCGGTGTCCGCCGCCAGCAGCAGGCCCGTGTAGACGTAGAGGAAGCCGCCCGGCGTGGCGAAGGCGTTGACCGTCTTCGGGTCGTTGATGACGTTGACCTTCCACTTCACCCCGGAGCGGTCCTTGTTCGCCTGCGCGAGGATGGGCGCGGAGATGCCCCGGACGTACTCCAGCACCTGCGGGTCCTCCACGTACTTGATGTTCTCCTTCGTCTCCAGCTCCTGCTTCACCTGGAGGCCGAGCTGGTTCTCCTGCTCGTCGGAGATGAAGACCTGCGCGAGCGCCTTCTCCGCGCCCACGCGCTGCTTCGCGCAGCCCGTGGTGAGGCTGGAGGCCAGGGTGAGGGTCAGCAGTGCGGTGACCATCCGTTGCATGGGCGAGTCGTCCCTTCTCTGAGGTGGAGGCGTGTCCGGCCCGTCGTAGCCGCGCCCCCCACGCCCGGGCAAGCACCTTCCCGGGGCGCCTTGCTCCGTTGGAAGGCGGACCTCCTGCTCGCCTGGACCCGGGACATGCGCGCGCGGCGGGCAGGTGCTATGTGCCCGGGCGGATGCCTGAGCTACCCGAAGTGGAGATCGCCCGGCGCAACCTGGAACGCTGGTTCAAGGGCCGCCGCATCGTGCGGGCGGAGGCGGACGCCACGCGCGTCTTCCGGGGCGCGGAGCTCGCCCGCTTCACCCGGCTCACCGGCCGGGTGGAGGCCCTGGAGCGCAAGGGAAAGTACCTGCTCATCACCCTGGAGGGGGGGCACGGCCTGATGGCCCACCTGGGCATGACGGGCAAGTTCGTCCGCCGCGCGCAGGGCGAGCCCGTCCCCCACAGCCGCGCCCGCTTCTTCCTGGATGACGGGCACGTGGTCCACTTCAGTGATCCGCGCCTCTTCGGCCGGATGGAGCCCGTGCCCGCCGAGGACTTGTGGGCGCTGCCCTCGGTGAAGGCCCTGGGCCGCGACCCCCTGACGGAGGGCCTCACCGGCCCCCAACTCCAGGAGGCGGTGGGGGACTCCAAGCAGGACCTGAAGGTGGCGCTGATGGACCAGGGCCGCGTCGCGGGCCTGGGCAACATCCACGCCGCGGAGGCACTCTTCCGCGCGGGGCTCCACCCGGCCCGCAAGCCCGGCACCCTCACGCCCGACGACTGGAAGCGCCTGGCCCAGGCCATCCACGCCGCCTTCGACTTCGCCTTCCAGGAGCAGGAGGGCGAGGACATCACCTACCTGGAGGAAGCGGGCTCCGTGAACCGCTTCCGCGTGTACGGGCGGGCGAAGGGGCCGTGCTCGAAGTGTGGAACCCCCGTGGAGTCCTTCACCCAGGGTGGGCGCACCACGCATTTCTGTCCGAAATGCCAGCCGCTCCCGCGTGTTGGCGCCCGGCCCTCGGGGGCGCCCAAGGGCAAGGCCCCCTCCGTTACCCGTGAGAAGCCTCGTTCCCGTAGACGTTGACACCCCTGGGGGGCATGGCTTGAATCGCCCGCCCTTTACACCCGGCCGCGTCATGTCGCGGCCCCGGAGACCGTTGACCATGCCTCATGTCCTGCTGGCGGCGCTGCTCGTCGCCTCGTCCACGGCCACCGCGCAGACGCCGGTGCCCGATGGTGGCACGCCCGCCGCGGCACCCCACGAGTCGGCCTCCGCCGAATCGCCTTCCCCCGCGCCCCCCGCCGTCTCCAACCCTGAAGGGGGCATCAGCCGCGAGGAGCTGGAGCAGCGCCTGGAGGCCACGCGGCAGGAGCTGCGCGAGGACATCCGCGCCCAGACGGCGACCCAGGCCGTGGCCAACAACGACTGGCAGGAGGAGTGGACGGAGGAGAAGCGCAAGCTGGAGCTGTTCACGCTCGACGGCTACCTGCGCGTGCGCCCCACGCTCTTCTACAAGTTCGACCTGGGCAAGCCCGCGCTCCCCGCCGGCACGCCGCTGGGCCGCCAGTTCTGGACGCGCTCGCCGCGCTCCGCCTCCGAGAAGACCCAGGCGGGCGCCAACATGCGCTTCCGCCTGGATCCGTCCTTCAACGTCTCCGAGGACGTGCGCATCAAGGCGCAGGTGGACGCGCTGGACAACATCCTCCTGGGCTCCAACCCGGACAGCGCCTACAGCGGGGACGGGCGCAACAACTTCACGCTCTTCTCGGAGAACCAGACCCCGTCGGACTCCGCCGTCAACGCCTTCAAGGACTCCGTGCACGTGCGGCGCGCGTACGGCGAGGTGACGACGCCCGTGGGCATCCTGCGCTTCGGCCGCATGGGCAGCCACTGGGGCCTGGGCATGCTGCGCAACGACGGCAACTGCCTGGACTGCGACTACGGCGACACGGTGGACCGCATCCAGTTCGTCACGGAGCCCTTCCCCGGCTGGTACATCACGCCGATGCTGGACTTCAACTCGGAGGGGCTCTCCACGGAGAAGGCCGCCTCCCTGGGCGAGCCCATCGACCTGACCCAGTCCGACGACAGCCACAGCCTGGTGCTGGCCATCGCGCGGCGCGACACCGAGCAGCAGCAGCAGGCCAAGCTGGACAACAACCAGGGCGTCCTCAACTACGGCCTGTACTTCACCTACCGCACGCAGCGCTACGCGACCCTGACGGAGACGGGCACCCCGTTCGACGCCGCCAACCCGCCCATCCCGGTCGTCACCACCGCGCCCACGTTCGTGCCGCGCGGCGCCACGCTGTACATCCCGGACCTGTGGTTCAAGTACGCGGAGAAGAAGTTCCGCATCGAGGCGGAGTTCGCCGCGCAGCTGGGCACCATCGGTGGGCGCGCGCTGACGGCCCAGGACCCCACCAGCCAGTCGCTGCGCATCGCGCAGTTCGGCGGCGTGCTCCAGTCGGAGTTCCACGTCATCGAGAACAAGCTGCACCTGGGCGTGGAGGTGGGCTTCGCCTCCGGTGACAAGGCGCCGGGCTTCGGCAACTACCCGGGCCGCCAGGGCTCCGGCACGGACGGCAACACCGCCCCGGGCGACCTGGAGGGCCGCCAGTACAGCTGCGACGCCGGCGGCTGCAGCGACAACGCCATCCGCAACTTCCGCTTCAACCGCGACTACCGCGTGGACCTCATCCTGTGGCGCTCCATCCTGAATGGCGTCACGGATGCGTTCTACGTGAAGCCGGGCCTCAAGTACTCCATCGCGGAGGGCTTCGACGTCTACGGGAGCGTCATCTACTCGCAGGCGTTCTACGCGCAGTCCACGCCGTCCTCCGTCAACAAGGCCCTGGGCCTGGAGGCGGACGTCGGCGCGCGCTACATCACGGAGGACGGCTTCGTGGCGGGCATCGACTACGGCATCCTCTTCCCGCTCGACGGCCTGAAGGACGTGGGGCAGATCGGTCAGCAGCTCAGCACCGCGCACGCCATCCGCGGCATGCTGGCCATCCGGTTCTAGCCATGCGCTCCACCCTCCTGCGGCTGGGGGCCGCCACCGGCCTGACGTTCCTGCTGGTGGCGTGCGGCATCAAGGGCAGCCCCCGCGCCCCCCGTCCCGCGCCCGCGGCCACGCCGGCGCCTCCGGCCACGCCGGAGACGGTGCCCCCGCAGGAGCCGCCGCACGGACCCGTGGAGCCCTCCGGCCCCACGGTGCCGCCGTCCACGACGGAACCCGAGCTGCCGCAGTGAGCGCCTTCGCCTACCGGAAGGGGCTGCTGCACGCGGAGGAGGTGCCCCTGTCCGCCATCGCGGACGCGGTGGGCACGCCCACGTATGTCTACGCCACCGCCGCCCTCGCGGAGCGCTTCCGCGAGGTGACGGAGGCGTTCCAGGGCCACCCGCACCTCGTCTGCTATTCGGTGAAGGCCAACTCCAACCTGGCCATCCTCCGCCTCTTCGCGGGGCTGGGCAGCGGCTTCGACATCGTGTCCGGCGGCGAGCTGGCGCGCGTGAAGCAGGCGGGCGGCGCCCCGGCGAAGACGGTGTTCGCGGGCGTGGGCAAGACGCCGGACGAGATGGCCCAGGCGCTGTCCCAGGGGCTGCTGCTCTTCAACGTGGAGAGCGCGGAGGAGCTGGACGCGCTGGACGCGGTGGGCCGCCGGTTGGGGAAGCCCGCGCCCTTCGCGCTGCGCGTGAACCCGGACGTGGACGCGCGCACGCACCGCTACATCGCCACCGGCCTGAAGACGTCCAAGTTCGGCGTGCCCTTCGAGGAGGCGGTCGCCCTCTACGCGAAGGCGAAGAAGTGGAAGGGGCTGAAGGCGCTGGGGCTGGACTGCCACATCGGCTCGCAGCTCACGCGCACCGCGCCCGTCAAGGCCGCGCTCACCAAGGTGGCGGACCTCTACGTCACGCTCAAGGCGAAGGGCCACGCGCTGGAGTACCTGGACGTGGGCGGCGGGCTGGGCATCACCTATTCGGACGAGACGCCGCCCAGCGCCGGGGAGTACGCGCGCACCGTGCTGGGCGCGGTGGCGCGCACCGGGGCCACGCTGCTCCTGGAGCCGGGGCGTTCGCTCGTGGGCAACGCGGGCGTGCTGCTCACCCGCGTGCTGTACCGCAAGCCCACCGAGGCGCGCACCTTCGTGGTGGTGGACGCGGGCATGAACGACCTGCTGCGCCCGGCGCTCTACGAAGCCCACCACGCGCTCCAGCCGGTGGTGAAGCGCCGCGGCCGGGACGTGGAGGTGGATGTCGTGGGGCCGGTGTGCGAGTCCACCGACGTGCTCGCGAGGGCTCGCCCCCTGGTGCTGCCCCGCCAGGGCGACCTGTACGCCTTCATGAGCGCCGGGGCTTACGGGATGAGCATGGCTTCCACCTACAACTCGCGGCCCCGGCCGGCGGAGGTGCTGGTGGATGGAGCGGCCTGGCGTGTCGTCCGGGAGCGCGAGCGCGTCGAGGACCTCTGGCGCGGCGAGCGGGCCTGAACGTATAAGCGCCGGCATGAAGACCTTCGAAGGCTCCATGACGGCGCTGGCCACCCCGTTCCGCGAAGGGGTGCTGGACGAGGGGGCCTTCCGGGCCCTGGTGCGCTACCAGCTCGAAGGCGGCACGGACGTGCTGCTGCCCATGGGGACCACCGGCGAGGCGGTCACCCTGGACGCCGACGAGCGCGCTCGGGCCATCGCGGTGGTGGTGGACGAGGTGAAGGGCCGCGTGCCGGTGGTGGCGGGCGCGGGCAGCAACAGCACGAAGGAGACCGTCGACTCCGTGCGCCGCGCGCGCGAGGTGGGCGCGGACGGCGCGCTCATCGTCACGCCCTACTACAACAAGCCCACGCAGGCGGGGCTGGTGGAGCACTTCCGCGCCATCGCGAAGGCGAACCCGGGCTTCCCGCTCATCGCCTACAACGTGCCGGGCCGCACGGGCGTGGACCTCCTGCCGGAGACGGCGCTGCGCCTGTGCGACATCCCGGAGGTCGTGGCGCTGAAGGAGGCCACGGGCAACCTCATCCGCGCGGTGGACCTGGTGGAGAAGTGCGGCGACCGGTTGACGCTCCTGTCCGGCGACGACTTCACGGTGCTGCCCTTCATCGCGTGCGGCGGCAAGGGCGTCATCTCCGTGTCCTCCAACGTCGCGCCCCGGATGATGGCGGACCTGGTGGCGGCGGCGCGCAGCCACGACATCGCGAAGGCGCGCGGCCTCCAGGTGCGGATGAACGCGCTGCACCGGCTGCTCTTCGTGGAGTCCAACCCCATCCCGGTGAAGTGGGCGCTGCACCTGATGGGGATGTTCGGCCCGGAGCTGCGGCTGCCGCTGGTGCCCCTGGGTGACGCGAACGCCGCGAAGCTGAAGGACGAACTGGCGGGCCTGGGACTGTTGAAGGCCTGAAGGGACCGCACGCCATGACCCGCACCGTCATCACCGGTATCTCCGGCCGCATGGGCGGCACGCTGCTGCGCCTGGCGCGGGCGGCGAGCGACCTGTCGGTGGTGGGCGCGACGGTGCGCCCGGGCAGCGCGCTGGCGGGGCAGGACGCGGGGCTCGTGGCCCGGCTGGGCGCGCCGCTGGACGTGCTGGCGGTGGACGACCTGGGCCGCGCGCTGGACGGCGCGAAGGCGGACGTCGTCGTGGACTTCACCGGCCCGGAGGCCACGCTCGAACACGCGCGGCTGTGCGCGGAGCGCGGCGTGGCGCTGGTGGTGGGCACCACGGGCTTCACGCAAGAAGGCCTGGCCCGGCTCCAGGCGCACGCGCGCACGGTGCCCATCGTCGCGGCGCCCAACATGTCCGTGGGCGTGAACCTGGTCATCCGCATGGCCGCGGAGCTGGCGCGCGTGCTGGGGCCCTCGTTCGACGTGGAGGTGCTGGAGGCGCACCACCGCATGAAGAAGGACGCGCCCAGCGGCACCGCGCTCAAGCTGGCGGAGGTGCTGATGGACGCGCTGGGCCGCACGCGCGACGACCTCACCTTCGCGCGCGAGGGGCAGACGGGCGCCCGGCCGCCGGGGGAGATTGGCGTGCAGGCGCTGCGCGGCGGGGACGTGGTGGGCGAGCACACCGTCTACTTCTTCGGCGAGGGCGAGCGCATCGAGCTCACCCATCGCGCGACGAATCGTGATCAATTCGCGCAAGGCGCGCTGAGGGCCGCGCGGTGGGTGGCGGGCCGCGCGCCGGGACTCTATGACATGGCCGACGTGCTCGGCCTCCAGGGGAAGACATGACCGCCCGTTACTGCCGCTTCCAGGTCGAGGGCCGCGCCAGCTACGGCCGCGTCGACGGCAACGAGGTGGTGGTGCTCACCGCCGCGCCGTGGGCCGGGGGCAAGGAGACGGGCCTGCGCCGGTCGCTCCAGGGGCTGACCCTGCTCACGCCCTCGGACGCGTCGAAGGTCGTCTGCATCGGCCAGAACTACCGCAAGCACGCGGAGGAGATGGGCAAGCCCATCCCCACCGAGCCGCTCCTCTTCACCAAGCCCTCCACCGCCCTCAACGGCCCCGGGGCGCCCATCCGCATCCCGAAGGCGAGCCAGGAGGTGCACCACGAGGCGGAGCTGGCGCTCGTCATCGGTGAGCGCCTGAAGAACGCCGACGAGGCCACCGCCGCGCGCGCCATCTGGGGCCTCACCGCCTTCAACGACGTCACCGCGCGCGACATCCAGCGCAAGGAGATCCAGCACACCCGCGCCAAGGGCTACGACACCTTCGCCTGCGCGGGCCCCTGGGCCGTCACCGGCCTGTCCCCGGCGGACCTGCGGGTGGTGTGCCGGGTGAACGGGCAGGTGCGTCAGGATGGCCGGACGTCCGACATGGTGTTCAGCCCCGCCCGCCTGGTGTCCTTCATCTCCCACATCATGACGCTGCTGCCGGGCGACCTGGTGAGCACGGGCACGCCTTCGGGCGTGGGCGTGCTGGTGGCGGGGGACACGGTGGAGGTGGAGCTGGAGGGAATCGGAACCCTGGTGAATCCGGTTGAGATGGAGCCTTGAGCGCGACCGTCTATGTAGGTCTGGGTTCCAACGAGGGCGACCGAGAGTCCCACCTCGTGGCCGCCCTCTCCGCGATGTCCTGCATCGACGCGGTGTCGGTGAGTGGCTGCTCGTCCCTGTATGACACCGCCCCGGTGGGCCCCGCGCAGCCGCGCTTCCTCAACGCCGTGGTGGCGCTGGAGTGCGACCTGACGCCGCAGCGCCTGCTGTGCATCCTCCAGCGCATCGAACAGGACCTGGGCCGCCACCGGCTCCAGCGCTGGGGCCCGCGCACCATCGACCTGGACATCCTCCTGTGGGACGAGGAGGACCACTCCGTCGTCGCGGACGCGAACCTCCAGGTGCCCCACCTGGAACTGCACAAGCGCCGCTTCGCGCTGGAGCCCCTGGCGGAGCTGGCCCCCCAGGCGCGGCACCCGGTGCTGGGCGTGACGGTGCAGGAGTTGCTCGCGAAGCTCGCCCCCCAGGACGTCCGCAAGCGCGAGGCCCTGTACTGGCCCGACATGGGCGCCCGTTTCCCCGTCCACGAACTATGAGCCTGTCCCTCGTCCTGGCCACGGCCGCGCTGCTCGCGGCCGAGCCCACCCCCCTGCCTCCCGGCCACCCCACGATTCCGCCCGGCACCCAGGCGTCGCCTACGACGGGCGCGGCCGCGAACGGCGCGCTGCCGGCGGGCCACCCCACGATTCCCGCGGGCACCCAGGCGTCGCCCACGATGGGCGCGGCCGCGAACGGCGCGCTGCCCCAGGGCCACCCGGCGGTGGACGGCAACCGGCTGCCGCCGTCCGCCGAGGAGCTGATGAAGCAGCTCGACTCGTCGGAGGGGCTGCGCGAGCGGGAGAAGACCTTCGAGATCGCCCTGTCGCTGGGCAAGCTCTACTACGCGAACGGCCGCAACGCGGAGGCGCTGGCGTACCTGGGCCAGGCGCAGGCCAAGTCGGACGGCGTGCGCGCGCTGTTCCTCGCTTCGAGGAAGAAGCTGGGCAAGACGCCCGTCGCCACCGCGGAGGCCGCGAACTGCGGCTTCACGCCGGGCCAGGCGCTGGACGCGATGGAGGCCGTGGCGCAGGCCCGCGCGAAGGCCGGCGACACCGCGGGCGCCGCCGCCTGCGCGCGCGCCGCCCTGGCCCCCGCGCTGGAGGTGGACGTGGTGCGCGGCAACGCGCTGTACCTCCAGGGCGACAGCGCCAACGCGCTCAAGGCGTACGCGCGCGTGCTGGAGGTGGACCCCCGCCAGGAGGAGGCCCTGTACGGGCACTCCTCGCTGCTCTTCGAGACGCAGGGGGAGAACCTCCAGGCCCTCAAGTCCGCGCGCGAGGGCTTCGACGCGCTGGTGACCGCGAACCCCGAATCCCAGCGCGCGCCCATGGCCCGCGAGCTGAGCCAGCGCATCGAGGAGACGCTGAAGGCGGGCGGCCGCAAGAAGTGGCTCGCGTCGCGCGCCGCGGATCGCCAGGTGCGCCTGTCCCAGTCCCCCGCGCAGGCCGCCGCGCTGCCGCCGGACGCGCCGCGCCCGCTGACGCCGGAGATGGTGGACGCGGTGAAGAACACGGAGCGCACGCCGGAGCTGGAGGCGGGGCTCGCGAAGCTGGTGGACGAGGGCGAGGAGCACCTGGCCCACGGCCGCTACCAGGAGGCCCTGGCCAACTACACCCGCGTGGTGCCCTTCCAGCCGGAGAACGGCCGCGCGAAGGCGGGCATGGCCTGGGCGCTGGTGGGCCTGGGCCGCCCCATGGGCGCGCGCGTGTGGAGCGTGGCGCTCCAGTCGGACGCGGGCGCGGTGGAGACGCTGGGCGACACGCTCCTCGCCAAGGGCGACGCGAAGGGCGCGAAGGCCCTCTGGGAGAAGATGACCCAGGACGCGCCGGACTACCCGAACAAGGCCTCGCTCCAGGCGAAGCTGTCGCGGTAGCGCGCCGCTAGAAGAACTTCGCGGCCAGCAGGTCCTGGACGTCGAGCAGGCCCACGGCTCGGCCCTCGACGTCCACCACGGGGAGCTGGTCCACCCGCAGCTCGCGCATCTGCGCGGCGGCGGTGAGCACCAGCGTCTCCGGGGTGATGCAGCGCGGGCGCTTGCCCATCACCTGCCGCACCGGCACCTCGAAGTCCGTGTGGCCCCGCTCCACCAGCCGGCGCAGGTCGCCGTCCGTGAAGATGCCCTCCAGCTTCCCGTCGCGGTCCACCACGCACGCGGCGCCCGGACGGCCCGGCGTGTTGGTCATCACCACCACCGCCTGGGACAGCCGCGCGGTGTCCAGCACCAGCGGGTTCGCGGGCCCCGTGCGCATCAGCTCGAAGACGCGCAGCACGGAGCGCCCCAGCTTCCCGCCCGGGTGCAGGAGCGCGTAGTCGTCCCGCCCGAAGGGCCGCGAGCGCAACAGGGTCATCGCCAGCGCGTCGCCCATCGCGTGCAGCGCGGCGGTGGACGCGGTGGGCACGAGCCCCATGGGGCACGCCTCCTCGATGCGGCCGATGTCCAGCACCACCTCCGCGCCCTTCGCGAGCGGGCTGTCCACGTCCCCGGTGAGCGCCACCACCGGCGTGCCCATGCGCTTGAACAGGGGCAGCAGGCGCAGCAGCTCCTCCGTGCTCCCGCTGTTGGACAGCGCGAGGATGACGTCGCCCGGGGCCACGCGGCCCAGGTCCCCGTGCACCGCCTCCGCGGGGTGGAGGAACACGGAGCGCACCCCGGTGGACGCCAGCGTGGAGGACAGCTTCTGGCCGATGTGGCCCGCCTTCCCCATGCCCGTCACCACCACCTGCCCCGCGCACTCCCGCACCAGCCTCAGCGCGTGCAGGAAGGCGTCCCCCAGCCGCTCCGTGGTGCCCAGGATGGCGCGCGCCTCCGCCTCCAGCACGCCCCGCGCGTACGCGAGCGAGGCCTCCGCGTCGGCGTCCCGGGCCTGGGGCCGGGCGGAGGCGGGGGACGCGCGGCCGGGGAGGGCGCGCAGGCGGGGCTTCTTGGCGGTGGAGCGGGGGGCGCGGGCCATGGATGGGCGCTACCTCTACTCCAGCCTCCGCGTGGGCGGCCATCCTTGACGCATGGGGGGGCCTGGGCTACGGCCTGCCCGCCCGGCCGCCCGTGGCCGGGGAAACCTTTTTCACCACCCGAACCAAGGGGACGAGATGAAGTTCTTCATCGACAGCGCGGACGTCGAGGAAATCCGCAAGGCCCATGCGATGGGCTGCGTGGACGGCGTCACCACCAACCCGTCGCTGCTGGCCAAGGTCGGCCGCGGGCTGGAGGAGACCATCCGCGAGATCTGCTCCATCGTGGACGGCCCCATCAGCGCCGAGTGCGTCTCGCTGGACGCCCCGGACCTCATCAAGGAGGGCCAGGGCCTGGCGAAGATCCACGACAACGTCGTGGTCAAGATTCCCATGGGCGTGGAGGGCATGAAGGCCGTCAAGGCGCTCACCGCCGAGGGCATCCGCACCAACGTCACGCTCTGCTTCTCCGCCAACCAGGCCCTGCTGTGCGCCAAGGCCGGCGCCACGTACGTGTCGCCCTTCGTGGGCCGGCTGGATGACATCTCCCAGGACGGCATGGAGCTCATCGCCCACATCCTGGAGATCTACCAGAACTACGACTTCACCACGCAGGTGCTGGTGGCCAGCGTGCGCAACCCCGTGCACGTCCTCCAGTCCGCGCGCCTGGGCGCGGACGTGGCCACGCTGCCCTACAGCGTCATCACCCAGTTGGCCAACCACCCGCTCACCGACAGCGGCATCAAGAAGTTCCTCGCGGACTGGGAGAAGGTCCCCAAGCAGGCGAAGCCGTAGCCCCATGGGTCCGTGACCCCTCCCCCCGGGCCGTTCCGGTGTTCCTGGAACGACGGGGGGAGTCACACGGGGGCTGGCGGTCCGGCGGCGGGAGCGGTATGGCAGGGAAGCGGATTGATATTTGAATCAACCCTCCCGGAGCCGTTCCATGGATTTCCAGCTCAGCGAGTCCCAGCGCGCGTTGCAGGATGCCGCGCGCAAGTACGCCCGTGACGTGGTGCGCCCCAAGGCCCCCCACTACGACGAGACGTCGGAGTTCCCCCGAGACCTCATCTCCGCGGCGTTCGAGCTGGGCCTGCTCAACATGGCCATCCCGTCCGAGTACGGCGGCGTGGGCCTGTCGCACCTGGAGCAGGTCATCGTCTGCGAGGAGCTGGCGTGGGGCTGCGCGGGCGTGGCGACGTCCATCATCGCCAACGACCTGGCCAACCTGCCCATCATCCTGCACGGCACGGATGAGCAGAAGAAGCGCCTGCTCGCCCCCTTTGGTGAGAAGTTCAAGCTGAGCTGCTTCTGTCTGACGGAGCCCAGCGCGGGCTCCGACGTGGCGGCCATGAGCACCACCGCGCGCCGCGAGGGGGA
This Corallococcus silvisoli DNA region includes the following protein-coding sequences:
- a CDS encoding TIGR04551 family protein — protein: MPHVLLAALLVASSTATAQTPVPDGGTPAAAPHESASAESPSPAPPAVSNPEGGISREELEQRLEATRQELREDIRAQTATQAVANNDWQEEWTEEKRKLELFTLDGYLRVRPTLFYKFDLGKPALPAGTPLGRQFWTRSPRSASEKTQAGANMRFRLDPSFNVSEDVRIKAQVDALDNILLGSNPDSAYSGDGRNNFTLFSENQTPSDSAVNAFKDSVHVRRAYGEVTTPVGILRFGRMGSHWGLGMLRNDGNCLDCDYGDTVDRIQFVTEPFPGWYITPMLDFNSEGLSTEKAASLGEPIDLTQSDDSHSLVLAIARRDTEQQQQAKLDNNQGVLNYGLYFTYRTQRYATLTETGTPFDAANPPIPVVTTAPTFVPRGATLYIPDLWFKYAEKKFRIEAEFAAQLGTIGGRALTAQDPTSQSLRIAQFGGVLQSEFHVIENKLHLGVEVGFASGDKAPGFGNYPGRQGSGTDGNTAPGDLEGRQYSCDAGGCSDNAIRNFRFNRDYRVDLILWRSILNGVTDAFYVKPGLKYSIAEGFDVYGSVIYSQAFYAQSTPSSVNKALGLEADVGARYITEDGFVAGIDYGILFPLDGLKDVGQIGQQLSTAHAIRGMLAIRF
- a CDS encoding YihY/virulence factor BrkB family protein yields the protein MGLPRLKYLTWREFARRFWKEIEEDTVTDVAAQLSYYFIFSLFPFLFFLVTLVAYLPFAPGAVDAMLDRLRPLIPGDALGLVSQHLTSLVAETRPKLLTLGLLVALWSASRGVDALRKALNLAYDVSESRPFWKTQGLALLVTLAGSLVIPLSFAVLLLGGRLGAWVADKLALIDEFHLVWSWLRWPFTAALVMLMLSLCYYLLPDVRQRFKYITPGSVAGTLAWMGSTWGFTQYVDHFGKYDVTYGSIGGVVVLLLWLYLSGLIFILGGELNAILEHASAQGKAKGARDFGQPAPLEAPLKTPGAAKSASSARKTRRALFWRGRRVAEGQDPEPPGPRTDGSEPPPAH
- the mutM gene encoding bifunctional DNA-formamidopyrimidine glycosylase/DNA-(apurinic or apyrimidinic site) lyase, whose product is MPELPEVEIARRNLERWFKGRRIVRAEADATRVFRGAELARFTRLTGRVEALERKGKYLLITLEGGHGLMAHLGMTGKFVRRAQGEPVPHSRARFFLDDGHVVHFSDPRLFGRMEPVPAEDLWALPSVKALGRDPLTEGLTGPQLQEAVGDSKQDLKVALMDQGRVAGLGNIHAAEALFRAGLHPARKPGTLTPDDWKRLAQAIHAAFDFAFQEQEGEDITYLEEAGSVNRFRVYGRAKGPCSKCGTPVESFTQGGRTTHFCPKCQPLPRVGARPSGAPKGKAPSVTREKPRSRRR
- the lysA gene encoding diaminopimelate decarboxylase; this translates as MSAFAYRKGLLHAEEVPLSAIADAVGTPTYVYATAALAERFREVTEAFQGHPHLVCYSVKANSNLAILRLFAGLGSGFDIVSGGELARVKQAGGAPAKTVFAGVGKTPDEMAQALSQGLLLFNVESAEELDALDAVGRRLGKPAPFALRVNPDVDARTHRYIATGLKTSKFGVPFEEAVALYAKAKKWKGLKALGLDCHIGSQLTRTAPVKAALTKVADLYVTLKAKGHALEYLDVGGGLGITYSDETPPSAGEYARTVLGAVARTGATLLLEPGRSLVGNAGVLLTRVLYRKPTEARTFVVVDAGMNDLLRPALYEAHHALQPVVKRRGRDVEVDVVGPVCESTDVLARARPLVLPRQGDLYAFMSAGAYGMSMASTYNSRPRPAEVLVDGAAWRVVRERERVEDLWRGERA
- the dapA gene encoding 4-hydroxy-tetrahydrodipicolinate synthase, giving the protein MKTFEGSMTALATPFREGVLDEGAFRALVRYQLEGGTDVLLPMGTTGEAVTLDADERARAIAVVVDEVKGRVPVVAGAGSNSTKETVDSVRRAREVGADGALIVTPYYNKPTQAGLVEHFRAIAKANPGFPLIAYNVPGRTGVDLLPETALRLCDIPEVVALKEATGNLIRAVDLVEKCGDRLTLLSGDDFTVLPFIACGGKGVISVSSNVAPRMMADLVAAARSHDIAKARGLQVRMNALHRLLFVESNPIPVKWALHLMGMFGPELRLPLVPLGDANAAKLKDELAGLGLLKA
- the dapB gene encoding 4-hydroxy-tetrahydrodipicolinate reductase, whose product is MTRTVITGISGRMGGTLLRLARAASDLSVVGATVRPGSALAGQDAGLVARLGAPLDVLAVDDLGRALDGAKADVVVDFTGPEATLEHARLCAERGVALVVGTTGFTQEGLARLQAHARTVPIVAAPNMSVGVNLVIRMAAELARVLGPSFDVEVLEAHHRMKKDAPSGTALKLAEVLMDALGRTRDDLTFAREGQTGARPPGEIGVQALRGGDVVGEHTVYFFGEGERIELTHRATNRDQFAQGALRAARWVAGRAPGLYDMADVLGLQGKT
- a CDS encoding M48 family metallopeptidase — protein: MQRMVTALLTLTLASSLTTGCAKQRVGAEKALAQVFISDEQENQLGLQVKQELETKENIKYVEDPQVLEYVRGISAPILAQANKDRSGVKWKVNVINDPKTVNAFATPGGFLYVYTGLLLAADTEAELAGVMAHEAGHVVGRHSARAMINAYGLQAITQVALGQNPGTAAQIAAQLAGGGLQLAHGRSEETEADEYGARYAAAAGFDPRGLITFFEKLEKQQGAQPAALKWLSTHPTNKDRIAHLQKLIAQEGLKGNRNAPGGLPAIQAKLPK